The following are from one region of the Paenibacillus protaetiae genome:
- a CDS encoding DRTGG domain-containing protein, producing MAANGPGMETATKHDQILHYIQSLEIGTRISVRAVAKELGVSEGTVYKAFKDAEISGLVSTRERIGTVRIDRRRRETLDALTFGEVAEIVEGHLFGGAAGLDKPLHKFVIGAMELDAMMRYIDEGSLLIVGNRDEAHRCALEQGAGVLITGGFEPTEEVRRLADEKELPIITSRHDTFTVASMINRAMYDRLIKRKIMLIEDIVTLSRPADMLRTGDTIRDYSQLSRETGMTRFPVVDDRGKVVGMMTAKDAVSAADDTPVDRVMTKHPITIAPNISVTSAAHTMAAEGVDLLPVVDRNRKLLGVISRREVLDALRFAGKQPESGDTFEDLIWSGFVVQSEERDKEGLGFVYKGIVTPQMSGSLGMVSEGVLVTLMSQACRRMIRELWKRDYLTESITTYMVRPVEIDSEITITPQAMEMSRKFTKLEIEVRDKGVLAAKAMMTAQMIDPY from the coding sequence ATGGCGGCGAATGGACCGGGAATGGAAACCGCAACGAAACACGATCAAATTTTGCATTATATCCAGTCGCTGGAGATTGGAACGCGCATATCGGTCCGGGCTGTTGCGAAGGAGCTTGGCGTCAGCGAAGGCACGGTATATAAAGCGTTTAAGGATGCGGAAATATCCGGGCTTGTCAGCACAAGGGAACGGATCGGAACGGTGCGCATCGACCGCAGGCGCAGGGAAACGCTGGACGCGCTGACGTTCGGGGAAGTGGCGGAAATCGTAGAGGGCCATTTGTTTGGCGGGGCTGCCGGACTGGACAAGCCGCTGCATAAGTTTGTCATCGGCGCTATGGAGCTGGACGCGATGATGCGTTATATCGACGAAGGGAGCCTGCTTATTGTCGGCAACCGGGATGAGGCTCACCGTTGTGCGCTGGAGCAAGGTGCAGGCGTGCTGATCACCGGGGGGTTCGAACCGACGGAGGAAGTCCGGCGGCTTGCGGATGAGAAGGAGCTGCCGATTATTACTTCCCGCCATGATACGTTCACGGTAGCGTCCATGATTAACCGGGCGATGTACGACCGGCTGATCAAGCGCAAAATTATGCTGATTGAAGACATTGTAACGTTAAGCCGTCCGGCCGATATGCTGCGCACGGGCGATACGATCCGCGATTATTCGCAATTGTCGCGGGAAACCGGGATGACGCGGTTTCCCGTTGTGGATGACCGCGGCAAAGTTGTTGGCATGATGACGGCCAAAGACGCCGTGTCCGCAGCGGATGATACGCCAGTGGACCGCGTGATGACCAAACATCCGATTACGATAGCGCCTAACATTTCCGTCACCTCCGCCGCACATACGATGGCTGCGGAAGGGGTTGATTTGCTGCCGGTCGTCGACCGCAACCGGAAGCTGCTTGGCGTGATCAGCCGCCGTGAGGTTCTGGACGCGCTGCGGTTTGCCGGCAAACAGCCGGAATCGGGCGACACGTTTGAAGATTTGATTTGGTCCGGGTTTGTGGTGCAGTCGGAGGAACGGGATAAGGAAGGTTTGGGATTCGTATACAAAGGAATTGTAACGCCGCAAATGTCAGGCTCACTCGGCATGGTTTCCGAAGGGGTGCTTGTTACTTTAATGTCGCAGGCATGCCGGCGGATGATCCGGGAGCTGTGGAAGCGGGATTATTTGACGGAAAGCATTACGACGTATATGGTCCGGCCGGTGGAAATTGACAGCGAAATAACGATTACGCCGCAAGCGATGGAGATGAGCCGCAAATTTACGAAGCTGGAAATTGAAGTAAGGGATAAAGGCGTGCTTGCCGCTAAAGCGATGATGACGGCGCAGATGATTGATCCCTATTAA
- a CDS encoding YtrH family sporulation protein, translating to MQYFLAKAGLDFFIAFGVVFGGAALAAVGSVFMLLPPVTTMLDTADRLKIWAIVAAVGGSIDPVRVIESNIADGHLSPAAQQICFIIAAFLGAHLGTEMVKLVCKGAA from the coding sequence TTGCAATATTTTTTGGCGAAAGCAGGCCTTGATTTTTTTATCGCGTTTGGCGTTGTATTTGGCGGGGCGGCGCTGGCGGCGGTTGGTTCCGTCTTTATGCTGCTCCCTCCTGTTACAACGATGCTCGATACGGCGGACCGGCTTAAAATATGGGCAATCGTAGCGGCGGTAGGCGGCTCGATCGACCCGGTGCGGGTCATTGAAAGCAACATTGCCGACGGCCATTTGTCGCCGGCCGCGCAGCAAATCTGCTTTATTATCGCAGCGTTTCTCGGCGCGCATCTCGGCACGGAGATGGTGAAGCTGGTTTGCAAGGGGGCCGCTTAA
- a CDS encoding phosphatidylglycerophosphatase A family protein, translated as MADLHEEANGTIETSGIEKWLEQRGVVIQDIADIVFSLQRPYNPDLKLEECSQSVRAVLQKREVQYVLYTGIALDELAERKLLPEPLQAIMEADASLYGVDETLALGITNVYGMIGLTSFGYLDKVKPGIIRQLNVKGERIHVFLDDLVAGLAAAASARIAHQDPKAERYDLPDSH; from the coding sequence ATGGCGGATTTGCATGAAGAAGCGAACGGGACAATTGAAACGAGCGGAATTGAAAAGTGGCTGGAGCAGCGGGGTGTGGTCATACAAGATATTGCGGACATCGTCTTTTCGCTGCAGCGTCCGTATAATCCGGATTTGAAACTGGAAGAATGCAGCCAGAGCGTCCGGGCTGTCCTGCAAAAACGCGAAGTGCAGTACGTCCTTTATACCGGAATTGCGCTGGATGAGCTGGCGGAACGCAAGCTGCTCCCCGAACCGCTGCAAGCTATTATGGAAGCGGACGCGTCTCTTTACGGGGTAGACGAAACTTTGGCGCTTGGCATCACGAATGTATACGGCATGATAGGGCTTACAAGCTTTGGCTATTTGGATAAAGTGAAACCCGGCATTATCCGCCAGCTTAATGTAAAGGGCGAGCGCATCCATGTATTTTTAGATGATCTCGTAGCCGGTCTCGCTGCGGCCGCGTCCGCAAGAATTGCGCATCAAGACCCAAAAGCGGAGCGATACGATTTGCCGGATTCCCACTAA
- a CDS encoding DNA polymerase III subunit alpha, translating into MNGNGSAFVHLHVHSEYSLLDGAARIKDLASRASELGMKALALTDHGVMYGAIPFYRACLDKGIKPIIGCEMYITAGSRLEKASRKEQPIYHLILLAKDREGYRNLMKLNSIGHLEGFHYKPRIDMEVLAAHSKGLVALSSCLKGEVSQHLLHDRPEAAREAALRYRDIFGDDYYLEIQDHGMLEQKKVAAAMITLAKETGIKLAATNDVHYLQQEDAAVQDVLICIGTGKTTDDDNRMKMSTDQLYLKSADEMALLFRHVPEALANTLEIADKCRLELEFGRAALPVFRPVPEQMSSSVYLAELCRDGLISRYAGLPEWSADESFRKKAEERLRYELSVIDSMGFSDYFLIVWDFVRFAHEQGIRTGPGRGSSAGSLVAYTLRITDVDPLKYKLLFERFLNPERITMPDIDIDFNDERRDEVIAYVAAKYGEEHVAQIITFGTMAAKAAIRDVGRAMNVPYAEVDRAAKLIPNQLHITLEEALRSSQELRDACERSPKTGEMVRMALKVEGMPRHASTHAAGVVIAKEPLTHYVPLQSGGERSALTQYTMEHLEAIGLLKMDFLGLRTLSILERTLRWIGEQYGKQIDFRTIADDDPQTYAMLGRGETTGIFQLESAGVRRVLKEMRPSSFEDIVSVLALYRPGPMEFIPKYIQSKHGLAPVDYPHPSLEPILADTYGIIVYQEQIMQIASSMAGFSLGEADLLRRAVSKKKREVLDEERAHFAAGSVRQGYTEEEANAVYDMIVRFADYGFPRAHAAAYGVLAFQTAWLKAHYPVPFMASMLASVTGNQRKTAEYVEECKRMGIAVLPPDVNESGVTFTPVEGAVRFGLAAVKNVGTQAIEAIQRERAERPFASMLDLCRRVDLRVVNKRVLESLIQAGACDSLPGHRAQLLAGLEETVEAAVKWRKEREELQIELFGFDEVQNWDVELPDIPPFTPAQQLELEWELLGMYLSGHPLDEAEQTIAPLGLDRLVELNDMPDGSSAVVGVMVASLKPFTNKKGNAMAFIEVEDRVMRVEGVVFPAVWKRHADKLQKGGLVLLQVVVQQQEDDYKLLIDDAAALGGSAEELAREARRLQRQAQMRAQRQAGPAAPGPGPRSAGAGGSAPPAGSAAARHERAAASRPTPAAAVPPARPAGLAAPHAPAAQQPPGGGTPLRASGASRDASAARSGMPAARKQQRVYIKITAGREQPHVLEQLKKLLSGSPGQLGTVLFYEREQKTIALSDSYNVKPSQELIRAIEALLGEGTAVVK; encoded by the coding sequence ATGAACGGAAACGGATCCGCATTTGTGCATTTGCACGTGCATAGTGAATACAGCCTGCTGGACGGAGCGGCGCGTATTAAAGATTTGGCGTCAAGAGCGTCAGAGCTTGGGATGAAGGCGCTCGCTTTGACGGATCACGGCGTAATGTACGGCGCAATTCCGTTTTACCGGGCATGTCTGGATAAAGGGATAAAGCCGATCATCGGCTGCGAGATGTATATCACGGCAGGCTCCAGGCTGGAGAAAGCAAGCCGCAAGGAGCAGCCTATCTATCATTTGATCCTGCTGGCCAAAGATAGAGAAGGCTACCGCAATTTAATGAAGTTAAACTCCATCGGCCATTTGGAAGGCTTCCATTACAAGCCTCGGATTGATATGGAGGTGCTGGCCGCCCACTCAAAGGGGCTCGTTGCACTCAGCTCCTGTCTGAAAGGCGAAGTGTCGCAGCATTTGCTGCATGACCGCCCTGAGGCAGCGCGCGAAGCGGCGCTCCGCTACCGGGATATATTTGGCGACGATTATTATCTGGAAATCCAGGATCACGGTATGCTGGAGCAAAAAAAAGTCGCAGCGGCCATGATTACCCTGGCGAAGGAAACGGGCATCAAGCTGGCTGCAACGAATGATGTCCATTATTTGCAGCAGGAGGACGCAGCGGTCCAGGATGTGCTGATTTGCATCGGCACCGGCAAAACGACCGATGACGACAACCGGATGAAAATGTCGACGGACCAGCTTTATTTAAAAAGCGCGGATGAAATGGCGCTGCTGTTCCGCCATGTGCCGGAAGCACTCGCAAATACGCTCGAAATTGCGGACAAGTGCCGGCTGGAGCTGGAATTTGGTCGCGCCGCGCTGCCGGTGTTCCGGCCGGTGCCGGAGCAAATGTCGTCCTCGGTTTATTTGGCCGAGCTTTGCCGGGACGGTCTCATTTCCCGTTATGCGGGGCTGCCGGAATGGAGCGCGGACGAATCATTCCGCAAGAAGGCGGAGGAGCGGCTCCGGTACGAGCTTTCCGTCATCGACAGCATGGGATTCAGCGATTATTTTTTGATCGTATGGGATTTCGTCCGGTTTGCCCATGAGCAGGGCATCCGCACCGGCCCGGGACGGGGCTCGTCGGCGGGCAGCCTTGTTGCCTATACGCTGCGGATTACCGACGTAGACCCGCTGAAATACAAGCTGCTGTTTGAACGGTTCCTGAACCCGGAACGGATTACGATGCCCGATATCGACATCGACTTCAACGACGAGCGGCGCGACGAGGTCATTGCTTATGTAGCCGCTAAATACGGGGAAGAGCATGTCGCGCAAATTATTACGTTCGGAACGATGGCGGCCAAGGCGGCCATCCGCGATGTCGGCCGGGCGATGAATGTGCCGTATGCGGAAGTGGACCGGGCGGCGAAGCTTATCCCGAACCAGCTTCATATTACGCTGGAGGAAGCGCTGCGGTCGAGCCAGGAGCTGCGGGACGCGTGCGAGCGTTCGCCGAAAACAGGCGAAATGGTGCGAATGGCGCTGAAGGTGGAGGGGATGCCCCGCCATGCTTCGACACATGCGGCGGGCGTTGTAATCGCCAAGGAGCCGCTTACCCATTATGTGCCGCTGCAGTCAGGCGGCGAGCGTTCGGCGCTGACGCAATATACGATGGAGCATCTGGAAGCGATCGGGCTGCTGAAGATGGACTTCCTTGGCTTGCGGACGCTGTCGATTCTGGAGCGGACGCTACGCTGGATCGGCGAGCAGTACGGCAAGCAGATCGACTTCCGCACGATCGCAGATGACGATCCGCAAACGTACGCCATGCTGGGCCGCGGGGAAACAACCGGCATCTTCCAGCTGGAGTCCGCAGGCGTGCGCAGAGTGCTCAAAGAGATGCGTCCTTCCAGCTTTGAAGATATCGTATCGGTGCTTGCGTTGTATCGTCCGGGCCCGATGGAATTTATACCCAAGTATATCCAAAGCAAGCACGGCCTTGCGCCGGTGGACTATCCTCATCCGTCACTGGAGCCGATTCTGGCGGATACGTACGGCATTATCGTGTACCAGGAGCAAATTATGCAGATTGCTTCTTCGATGGCGGGTTTTTCGCTGGGCGAAGCCGACTTGCTGCGCCGCGCCGTCTCCAAGAAGAAACGCGAGGTGCTGGACGAGGAGCGGGCGCATTTTGCAGCGGGCAGCGTCCGTCAAGGCTATACGGAGGAAGAGGCGAACGCCGTATACGATATGATTGTCCGGTTCGCCGATTACGGCTTCCCGCGGGCGCATGCGGCCGCTTATGGCGTGCTGGCGTTTCAGACGGCCTGGCTGAAGGCACATTACCCGGTTCCGTTTATGGCGTCCATGCTGGCGTCCGTTACCGGCAACCAGCGGAAAACGGCGGAATACGTCGAAGAATGCAAACGGATGGGCATTGCCGTGCTGCCGCCGGATGTGAACGAAAGCGGCGTGACGTTTACGCCGGTGGAAGGAGCGGTCCGGTTCGGGCTGGCTGCGGTCAAAAACGTGGGCACGCAAGCCATTGAAGCGATTCAGCGGGAGCGCGCGGAACGGCCGTTTGCGAGCATGCTTGATTTATGCCGCCGCGTAGATTTGCGGGTGGTGAACAAGCGCGTGCTGGAATCGCTGATCCAGGCCGGGGCTTGCGATTCGCTGCCGGGCCACCGGGCGCAGCTGCTTGCCGGACTGGAAGAGACGGTGGAGGCTGCGGTCAAATGGCGCAAGGAGCGGGAAGAGCTGCAGATCGAGCTGTTTGGGTTTGACGAGGTGCAGAACTGGGACGTCGAGCTGCCGGATATTCCGCCGTTTACGCCGGCGCAGCAGCTGGAGCTCGAATGGGAGCTGCTGGGCATGTATTTATCCGGCCATCCGCTGGATGAAGCCGAGCAAACGATTGCCCCGCTTGGGCTTGACCGGCTCGTCGAGCTGAACGACATGCCGGACGGCAGCTCTGCCGTTGTAGGCGTCATGGTGGCTTCGCTCAAGCCGTTTACGAATAAAAAAGGGAACGCAATGGCGTTTATCGAGGTGGAAGATCGGGTGATGCGCGTGGAAGGCGTCGTGTTCCCCGCCGTCTGGAAGCGGCATGCCGACAAGCTGCAAAAAGGCGGGCTTGTCTTGCTGCAGGTGGTTGTTCAGCAGCAGGAGGACGACTACAAGCTGCTGATTGACGACGCCGCCGCGCTTGGCGGCTCGGCGGAGGAGCTGGCGCGCGAGGCGCGCCGCCTGCAGCGCCAGGCGCAAATGCGCGCGCAGCGCCAGGCCGGACCGGCAGCGCCCGGTCCGGGGCCGCGCAGCGCCGGCGCCGGCGGCTCCGCCCCGCCGGCGGGCAGCGCAGCTGCGCGGCATGAGCGGGCCGCGGCCAGCCGGCCCACCCCAGCGGCGGCGGTGCCGCCCGCGCGTCCGGCCGGCCTGGCCGCGCCGCATGCGCCGGCCGCGCAGCAGCCGCCCGGCGGCGGAACGCCGCTACGCGCGTCCGGCGCCAGCCGGGATGCCTCTGCCGCGCGTAGCGGCATGCCCGCTGCCCGCAAGCAGCAGCGGGTTTATATTAAAATAACGGCCGGGCGCGAGCAGCCGCATGTGCTGGAGCAGCTGAAGAAGCTGCTGTCCGGCAGTCCGGGTCAGCTCGGCACCGTGTTGTTTTACGAACGGGAGCAAAAAACAATCGCGTTAAGCGACAGCTATAACGTCAAGCCTTCGCAGGAGCTGATCCGCGCCATCGAAGCGCTGCTTGGTGAAGGAACTGCCGTTGTCAAATAA
- a CDS encoding glutamate decarboxylase: protein MWTVIYIAPTAKIADNIKKRLTEEGFLIKIRPVNLSKQQFEILVPSAELEEVQEVFNSIFRP, encoded by the coding sequence ATGTGGACAGTCATTTATATCGCGCCGACTGCCAAAATTGCAGATAACATCAAGAAGCGGCTTACAGAAGAGGGATTTCTCATTAAAATCCGCCCTGTTAACTTGTCCAAACAGCAATTTGAAATATTGGTTCCTTCTGCCGAGCTGGAGGAAGTTCAAGAAGTATTTAATTCCATATTTCGTCCCTGA
- a CDS encoding YtpI family protein — protein MESLMQWLFTPAIVITLVLSIVFSFKSRRSADQRTKGLHASRMNMSMGVMLVFIAGVQLLLSGQSTLRIVIGAIFLVIGLFNLFAGLRNHSVYRLMR, from the coding sequence ATGGAATCGCTTATGCAATGGCTGTTTACGCCGGCCATCGTCATTACGCTGGTGTTGTCGATTGTGTTCAGCTTCAAATCGCGCCGGTCCGCCGATCAGCGCACGAAAGGGCTGCATGCCTCCCGCATGAATATGAGCATGGGCGTTATGCTCGTGTTTATCGCCGGCGTACAGCTGCTGTTGTCCGGGCAATCCACGCTGCGTATTGTGATTGGCGCGATCTTTTTGGTAATCGGGTTGTTCAACCTGTTTGCCGGTTTGCGAAATCACAGCGTTTACCGCCTGATGCGGTAA